The DNA segment acaggaaaaaaatctccttGGCATAAGAGCACTGCATTGTGTTTGAGTTCTTTTTGAACAGTTAGTTCTACTATCATCATCAGTTCAGTAAACATTTTTCTAGCAGAATCTGATGGAGCCTCCTCAGAGGCATAAGGAGGAAACTTTCAAGGGGGTGCAGAGGCAACAATTTACATTGCCTCAACCTGGACAACAATTGGTCATTGTGAGCTGCAATATGACAACAAAATAAATCTCTAGAACTCAACATCATTTTCCTTTGTGGGACTGTTGGTGAAACCAGTCCTGAGAAGTGCAGACTCACCAGACCTGGCCTCTCTTGCAGAGTTAattacacaggaaaaaaaaagagaggaatccTTCAGAGGAACAAAAGACACTGGTCTGGACAAGGTGTCTGGGAGAAAATCCTGACTCTGCAGAAGAACCATTTGAGTGCTGGGAACCAAGCTCCCACTTGTATAGGGGAAGGGCTTTGTCAAGATTCTTCACTCATCTGTTGcttggaggaaaagaaaataatattcCATTTGTCTCTAACAAGTAGAACATGGTTATGGTGAAATATTTGGCATCCACAACCTGAAGAAAAACCTTCTCAGTCAGATTACTGGAGTACAGCCCCACCACAAGCAGCTTTGCAACCAGGACACCATTAAAACTCAAGACAATCCAAATTTAGTGTTTGTTTTAATCATgtaaaaccaacacaaaagcAAAGTGGCAACTGAAGCCCCTGTACCTAACGGGATGACTCACCATGGGAACCTGACCTCTCCCAGCTGGAAGCCTGAACTTGTCACCAGCATGGGCCTGTAGTTTGAGTTGGTTCTGTAGCTTCTCTGCACTGAACAGAAAGAGCCCGTGGGGAGTAGCTAAGAGTGTTGATAGCCCTTCATCACTAAGGAATTTCTGTCAaaagccctccagcaccctgcaTCTATTCCAGTATTGGTGTGGCCATGTGCTGGCCTGGAGCACTCACTGACATGCTCCAGCcacacaggagctgtgtggAAACGTGGAAATTCCCTTTTCAGAAAGCAGGTTTGGTTTCTAATGCAGTCTGGTTTCGAGCAGCACCTGGAAATTGAGAGTGCAATATTGAATGGACACTGGGAAGGATCTAATCTGCAGCATCTCATTGTCCTCAGGACAGTCTGCATATGAATTCTCCTCGGTTCTGGAGTTCCCAAAGTTGTTACTACTCCAGAAACAGAGTTCAGTGTGGATGTAACAGGCACTGCAAATACATCTCTGTGTCACCATTTCAGTTTCCCAGACAGCAGGTTCCAGAGTGAGTCCTGGTGCTTGTCTTTACTGCTTGGCAGGTGCTAGCTCTCCTTCTGCACCTTAGTCCTTAGTTTGCTGAGCTCTTCTTCCAAGCTTTTGATATGCTCCTTGAGTGCAGCTTTGTCCTGCTGGGCTTTCTGGTTGGCTTGGCACCGAGCCTCCTCTATCTTCCGTTCATACCACTTCTCCATCTGCGTGGAGACAGCCTCAAAGAAGTACTGCGTTATCTCCAGGgcctgggaggtgtctctggctggggctgggggctgacctgcaggcagggcagagggctgctgctcctggctctgATGTGCCCCACCGTGGTGCAGAGCTTTGTGCCTCGACTGCCCACTCTTGCTGGACTTCTTTGTCTGAGTTCCTTTGTTGATGAAGCAGCCGCTCTGTGGTTCAGCCTTTGCAGGTTCAGTCAAGGGCTGCAAAGCAGCTTGCACCTTAACATGTCTTAATTTGGAGCCCAAAGGCTCAGAGGAGGACAGCTCCTGTTGGCACCTGTGGAAGGTGCTGGCACCAACAGCTTTGTCCTTTGGCCTGACATCttgagcaggggcagaggaggaggctgctctgccGACAGCTAACTGTTGCTCTGTACCTACAGAATAAAACAGACACAGATATATTGAGAAAAGCTCTGGGCATTTATCTGAGCATTCAGAGGGCCTCACTGTTAGGCGGACAAGGTGGTATCTGGTGTACCATGTTGCAGGTACATGGCAGAGGCTTCTACTGGTTCATCACATCTTCACCCTCAGGAGATACAACACAGAGTCATGAAAACAGAaaagctggcacaggcagggaggcactgcagtgcagctgcagcactacagactgacAGCAGCCAAGGGACCTCCTCAGAAGGACACGTAACAAACACCAGGCTGGATTCCCAAAGTCTCCTGGGATTTATGACCACTGCTGTGAGCACTGAAGCCCTGTTAGTTTTGCAGAGGTAACACTTTAGTGCTGCTGAACTGTTCAATGTAGTGTAGTTCACACTCACTACCACAAGATCTCCTGTGTGCTCTTCAGCCTTTCTAGTCTGACAAGGTACCCATGCCCACATCTGTTCACTCTGCACAGTGCTTTGGAGGGCACACAGAAGGTATTGTCCAGAAGCCCTTGGCTTTGCTAGCACTTTCTCTGGATGTGGAGACCTGACCATTCTGCCTGCCTCTTTTTTTAACTCAGAAGTTCCCCTAGCCAAGCACAGAGAGGTGGCTTGAACCCTACTTGTGGGTGGCTTTGATCCCTGAAAGAGCTTGTCAGATGCATTAATTAAACAGACTCTGCTtcaaggaaagagggaaaagtgAGAGGTTTATTCTCAGTCTGAGTATTAACAAGTGAAACTAATTCATGTTCTTGCACCCTGCTATGATAGATCCCCTGCATCTGAAGAGCACTAAACACACTTCCTTCAGTAGATTTTGGATAATCTGCACACCTCCCTGACAGGCAACAGGGTGGGAGCAATTTCAgctgggaaagagggaaaaatgtCAGCAGAGTTATTCTGAGCATCAAAGGACTTTGCTGAAAGACAGTGACAAGGAAGCACCAGGGAGAGTCAGTGGAACTCCACCCAAACACACCTTAAATTATTCCCAGTGGCTGCCTTGAAGTCTCTTCTAATCCCAAGACATTAGCCATACAGATGGGGGAGAACACTCAGCCAGAATTAGTATCTGTGGTATTCCTCAGTTAATTAGCTGCCTTTGAAAATGACATCTAAGTTACCTGATGAGGTTGTACCCGATGCACCATCTTGCTGAGTGCAAAAGTGCTGCccaaagctctgctctggcatcTGGACTCTGCTTCTTCCCCCATCTTCTGAGAGGCTATTTGGAAGTGTGATGTAGGAATGCTGGTGGGAGCCCTCTgactgcagcctgggctggttggCTTTACAGTCCTTGGCACTGTGGGGGTTGTTCTCAGTATCCAGGGTCTCAGTGAGAGACTCACAAGTGGACAGTGTTGATTTTGGTCTTGATGACCTGGAATCTCCAGAAAGCTTGAGCTCCAGATTCTGAATCTTCAGCATGCACCAAGTCTTCAGCTCATCAACCAAGGAAATCTAGGAGAAAGAGACTGTAAATTACAGGACCCTCTTATGTGTTTAACTCCTATGGTTCCTGGGCCACTGAGGACAGGTGGTGGGGACAGAGAGAAGCAAGCTGGGTATCTGGAGGCATAGACTCTGTACATGCTGCCATGGGAGTATTTAAAGGACTGCAAATCAGAAAAGCTTGAAAAACTATGCATTAGCTTTAGTCCAAGCTACCCCCTCTCAGATTTGAATGTGCTGCTTCAAACAGAACCCTGAACTCCTCTGATCAGGGGTGACTTGGTCAATCATACAGCCAATGGCACTTTGGAAGTGCAGGGAACATCCCATGTGGTCAAAGCTGCCATTTCCTACGAGTGAAATTCAAAGCAGACACTTCTGGGGCACAGCTTTTATACCATCCCCAAGCTCTGTGCCTGTTCATTCTGTGATAAAGGTGAGTGCTGCACTAAATGATGTATCACTGACAGTTTCCAAATTGCAAAGGTGCTTAATAGAAGTCAGCTGCAGAGGCTCTGCCAGTAGCCATTTTGAACACAAGTAGCTCTTTCACTGTCCTGAGATGACATCATGATTTTAGCAAGATAGATTTGGAAACCAACAGAATACTTATGTTCTCTTACTGTgatatttcagtatctgaagggggcctacaataaagctgggggggacttttcaggatgtcaggtagtgacaggacatgggggaatggtacaaagctagaaatgggtagattcagactggatgttaggaagttcttcaccatgagggtggtgagaccttggaatgggttgcccaggatggtgggtggtagaagcctcatccctgaaggtgtttaaggacaggctggatgaggctctggacagcctgatctagtgtgaggtgtccctgcccatgacagggaagttggatctagatgatccttgtggtcccttccaaccctaactgattgtatgattctatgaactaaagACCAAAGCTGTCTTACTTTTGCAAGTACTTTTCTTTAGAGAAAAGTGTTCTGTGGCTGTCAGACTACAGTCTGCTGAGCTTAGCACAGCTGCCAGTCTTTTAACACCCATTTGAAACAGCCTTATCAAATATCATGATATGTTACTGCACAAAGTGCACCTCTGAATTCTTAGAATCCCAATAATGAGAACATTGATTGCATTTTTTTACCTGCCTGAGTAGAGAAACACAGATTTCTTAGCATGTTATAAAGGTGAGTCTGCAGAAGCTAGATAGGCAAGAGCTGGATCTCTATGGGAACAGTTATTCCTGGGATGATGGAAACCTACCAGGAGTAATACACAGCTTGGTGATGGTGCACTGCTGCtaaaggcagagggaagaactGAAGCCTTTTAATACATGGGATTAAAAAAAGGTCAGACAGAGGTGAAGGAAGAGATTCCCAGGGCACACAACCAAATGGAGAAGTGAAAGGAGTAACACAGACCTTAGCCTTCATTATTATTTGCAgatatcagaatcatagaatggtctgggttggaaaggacctctgaaggtcatccagtccaaccgcctctgcagtcaccagggacatcttccactagatcaggttgcccacagccctgtccagcctcacgtTGAGTATCTCCAGCAATGGgtcccaaccacctccttgggcaacctcttccagtgttccaccaccctcctggtgcagaacctgttcctaacatccaatctcaatctgctctgctctagtttgaagccattgccctcgtcctgtccctgcaggcctttgcaatctctctgcagccttctggtagcccccttcaggcattggcaggctgctgttaggtctccctagagcctcctcttctgcaggctgcacacccccagctccctcagcctggctttgtagcagagctgctccaacccactgagcatttttgtggccctccttctggacccactccatcagctccatgtcctgcttATATTCCTGTCTTTAAGGCAGCAAAAGCTGAAAGCACAAGTGGTGAAAGTCTAGCAGTAAGAATGTTTGGGGAGCACTACGGTAGAAAGAATCTCTTCTGTTACAGGCCACACACTTCAAACCATGACAGTGGGACTGGAATTTGCATTCCCTGTTCCCAATGCAACAGCTTTGTAAGTCTGGGTTAGAGATTAAGGTGGTGGGTAGGAATCATTTGGTCTTTGAAGCTGTTTTGCCCATTTCACCGGATGAGATCAGTCTCCAGTATTCTCCCTGCCTGTTGGAATGAAACTCTTGAGCTGATCCATCTGGGCTAACAGAGCGGCTGCTCCAAGCCCTACCTGCCGCTTCTCGCCctggctcttctccagctcgGCGTGCTGCTGCAGGCGCTGCAGGCACTCTGCTCGCTCTGCCGACAGCCGCTCTGCCATCAGCTTGTCTAAGACGCGGAGCTGTGGAAAAGAAACACCACTCAGCCGAGACAGCCAAGTGAAGGAGCAAGCAAAGCCCCCAGCTGTGAGCCACGCAAGCCAAAGTACCCTCTGCCTTTCGGTCTCCGTTGCTAGCAACCTTCTCGACTACAGGTAAAAAAGGTTTGCTCACAAAATTGCCAATGAACAATTCAAACCAAAAAGTACTGCAGAGGATCTTGGACCTCAGTGCAAACAATTCAGCAAGAGGGATTTCCACAGTTACGAACTGGGCAGCTGCGGGACTGCTTTCTGCCTTCTGGCTTTCCCTCCTGGGGCCTCAAGGCATTCCGATTTATTGTCTAAAGAAGCACTGGAAGGCACTTAACACATTAAGTGTGTTTTTCTCCAGGCCCTGGTTTGCAACATTAGATGGCTGTGGAATGTCACAGTTGGCTAGCCTCGAGCATTAGATTTCAGGCTGGTTGTCACAAGGCCAGAAGCAATAAATGAATCACGACAATGAAAATAGTCATTAAGCTTCACATCTCACAGTCACGTGGGCAAGCACACCTCCGGGTCAGATTCTTACTTggtgttgggttttgctttccATCTGGCCCAGCTTAACGTTCATCTTATCTTGTACCGTCCCAAACTCAGCTTTTATCTCCTCCACTGTTGCCTCCAGCTGGTTCTCCAGTTTGTTTATCAGGGGCTCACAACGACATCCATTTATCGGTGCCTGAAAGGAGCAAACATTTACTTGCTGTGCCACGGTGTCCTCCTGGGGCACTCTGAACATtatcacagcctccctgggttgGTCTGGGGCTCTTCCACACCGTGTACTGTACCTCAGCCTTCTGACAACATCTTCCAGTAGCTCAGCAAACAGGCTAATAGTTGGAGAAGCACTAACTAGGAAAGAATTATGGACTccctttggttggaaaagatgatTACAGATCATCGAGcacaaccattctctaactgcacccaggctggtgctaaaccacgtgcctcagcaccacagctctgttttaaacacctccagggataggggtTTCTGTGTCTGTTTTAAACACCTGCCGGGATGGGAGTTCAGCCACCTTCCTGGTGAGCCTATTCTAGTTTTCAGTAACCCCTTCAGTGAAGAATGCACCATGGTCAGAGTGGCAGGTCTGTCATTCCCTAGATCCTCCTGTTGGGTATCACATTTGCCCATCTCCAGTCAACTGGAGTAGCCAAGACTGGCAAAGAATGATGTAAGGTTGTTTGCTGAgcacttctgccagctccttcagtacATCCTGAGTGTAAGCCATCCATTCCCACAGACTTGTGTATGTCTAAGTGGTGCAGTAAGACACTAACCATCTCCTCTTGGATTGTGGGGGCTTCCTTCTGGACCCCATCCCTATCTTCCAGTTGAGGGGGCTGGGTATCCAGAGAgcagctggccctgctgctgaagACTTGCTTGATCTGATTCCACGGACACACAGTGACAGCAGTGCTGACTTCTGAGCAGCCAAGAGCTCAGCTCACGTGTGCCATGGTGCTGGGTGAGGGGTACCACATCACAGGCCTGTGCCCTGTGTCTCAGTGCTGGAGTTCTGAATCGTACAGAATCACTACACCTTGTGCATGTGTGGGTTTGTGGGaattgttggtttttttaaccTAATGCCAACAATTTGCtctttcaggttttttttgtggCAAGGTCTCAGACCTCACATCTGCCTCCACCCTGCATTCAGCACAGGCCACCTGCCTTTGACTCCCGTGACACCATCCCAAGGCTCCTTTGCAAGGGGAGCTGCACTGACCACATGGACATCTCTTGGGGAGGTGGTCAGAAAAAAGCTTGGAGCTGCAGCTAATGAGGATTATCTGTCCTCTGCAGCCCACAGGCAGAAACTGGCTCTGGAGCCCAAAGCAGCCGCTCTGAATCGGTCTGCTGAggagcctccctccctcctctggccctgcagtgctgtgccacaaACTGGAGGTTAGTCCCTtaggctggggagggtgggtAGTTTGTGGAGCACTTTAGAGAGCCTCAGAAATACAGCTGATTTTAAAATTCTGTGTGATATTCAGGGCCTGAAGGCATCaaagcagagagctgagcaaAAAAAGCAGGGGAGAGGACTGCCATGCATTTCAGGGAATACAGGAAGGGAATCTGGCTCTATTAAGCTCATCTTTGTAAACAAATCCTATCTGCTCCCTCCACCTTTGTTCCTGTTCCCCAGGTCATCCTTACTGGCCCATCCTCCTACCACCTGATCCCAGGGGCAGGGAGATACTGCTTTTAACATATCAAAGGTCCTCCATCCTTTCCTGAAGCCTGCTCTTAGGATAATCCCATAATGCCCCTGTCTGGAAATTCCTCAAGCATCACACAGCAAGATGTTGGAAAATATGGCCAGTAGAACCTTTGAAGTGTGGCCTGAGTGACCTTCAGAACCTGCTGAATTTCTTAACTCCAGCAAGGGACTGAGCAGAACTGGTGGATGGATGTGAGAGGCTAAGGGTTGAACTCCCTGAGGTACAGGAGGGAATTGCAGACATTTGCAGCCTGCACAGGGTAATCTGCTTTTCTGTAAACATGGAATGGTAAATAGCTGCATGGAAAAAAGGACTAAACCACCAGGCCCTGCTGGAATAAAGGATCACAGAgatttaggggttggaagggaactccagagatcataaagtccaaccccactgctgaaagcaggattacctaggactggccacacaggaacacatccaggtgggctttgaaagtctcctctctggaaatgggagacttcacaacctctctgggtagcctgttccagtgctccatcacaagaaagtgtctcctcatgttgaggtgaagcctcctgttgttccttgtcctatcactgggcatcaccaaaaagagcctggcaccttcatctcgACACCCACCGCTCAGGTATTGAtggacattgctcagatgccctctcagccttctcttctccagactaaacagccccagggctctcagtctttctccatggaagagatgctcaagtcccccaatcatcctcgtggcgctccactggactctctccagcaggtccctgtctctcctgaattggAGAGCctgaaactggacacagtgttccaggtgtggtctcagcagggcagagtagagggggagaagaacctccctagccctgctggccacacttttcctgatgccccccaggatgccattggctctcttggccacaagggcacactgctgtcccatgcagaacttgctgcccaccaggttGGATTTGAGGATCTCCAAGCTGTTTTCCAAccgaaatgattctgtgactctgcagcTCTATGAAATGCACATGAGCTGGTAACTCCAGGTTTACTCTCAGTTTCTgtgaggcagctcctgcctccagtAACCCCAGAATCCCCAAAGACAGTTGCACTAAAGAATCAGACCGGAACGTAACCAGGCTCTCGGCTTGGGTAGCAGCCTCagtgctcacacactgctctctttcttttccttggaAATGTTCTTTGCATTTCCTCCTGAAAGTCACAGGATTTCCAGTGCCACTCCCAATCACTGTCCATGCCTCACCTCCAAACAGGAAGCACTCTGTACACCGGAACTGCTTAAGGTTGCCTCCTTGGCGCACACAAACCCAGCTTGTTGCTCACCAGACCTCAGCCTAAAATGCTGCTGAAACCCAGACAAGGAAAACAGATCCGCAGCCCTGGGAGCACAGGTAACGTTAGCTAACTGTGCCTCACCTCCAGAGGACTCACCTGCATCACCTTCCCATCCTTCCCTCGGTAGAGAGTGTAGAGCTGGTAGGCTCGGACCTCGTGGGgcgggggaggagaggagcagtgGTGCTTACTCCTGCGCTTAGGCAGGTTCTGCTGGGGCCGAGGGAGTGTCTGCTGATCCGCTGGGGAGATGGGGTCCGAGTGCGCCGACACCTGCAAGACACACCCAGTGCTTTCCCTGTTCATGGGCCCCGgcaagctgctcctgctgggagcagggcagagctggtgtgACAGTTACAGCAGAGAAGTGATGAAAGCACCCATCCGGCTGCAGCAGGCGGCCACAGCCCTGGGGCGTGCCAGCACAGTCACAgagtggttcaggttggaagggacatcacagatcatgcagttccaaacccctgccacaggcagagacaccttctactagaacaagtcactcaaggcctcatccaacctggccctgaacaattccagggagggagcagccacaacctccctgggcaacctgtgccagtgtctcaccactgtcactgcaaagaacttcctaacatccagtttaaatctcctctctgccagttcaaacccattcctcctcatcctgtcattacaagaccttgtcaatagtccctccccaggcttcctgtaggcccccttcagatactggaagtcaCCAGATTGGCACACAAAGCTGCTTTGTGTGACCCTTGGCAGCAGAATGTCCCCACCAGAAATCCATCTTGTCTGAAGACtacctctgccccagcctgccttGGCAACACATCGTTGGCACACATGTGCTACTGTTCAGCAACCACCCCTGCTCTATCTGCTGTCTTAAAGCTCCTGATACCTTCTCCTTTGGCTTCTTCTTTTTGCTCTTCTTCCCTTTGGGGTCTGGTGAGGTGGAGTGAGGTTCATCCTTGGGGTTGCTCTTCTGCTGCGGTGGCTGGTCACTGCTGGGCGTGTCGTCAGCAGCTGagatgctgccctgctccaagcaAAGACAGGGAGCTGAGGGTAGCTGCAGAGTGTGGGAGGGAAgagcctttccttccctttgccAGGTTTAAGCTGCTCTGCACACCTGAGCAAAGCGTGCCTCAGACAGCCATGCACAAGTGATGGCTCCCAAGAGGCCTGATGGGTTTTCTTTACAGACCCTTCTCACTGCAGATGCAGTTGGCAATGCCAGGTTGTACCTTGCTCTGTACCACTTCATCCCGTGGCACAGACTgagctctcctttcctccttcagcctctctctcttcttcctcaggCTTCTCCCACGGTTAAAGCGCGAGACCTGACGGCAGAGCACACTGTTACTCAGTGATGTCATGCTCTTGCCTACCACAGAAGCCAAGTACCAGGGCAGAGCTTTCTCACCTTTGTCTAAAAGGCAGTGGGTACAGGAGAGTGCACTGCCAGATGGGTGCTGGTGGGCCAAGCAGTGTTTATAGCCATGACAACACAGCACCGCTGAGCTAAGTCTGCCAGGGCTCTTTGCTGTTTCCCTGGAGGGATGAGCACCAACTCCTGTGTCCTCAGGCTGGTTTCCACACCAAGCCAGCCCTTATCACACACAGGTGGCAAGGAGGAGCTGGGTAGGGATGGCACCTGATCTCACACCAGAATACAGAGCTCTCCCAGGTGCCTTCTGGCCTGAGGAGAGGTGTAGCATTTCACACCCAGCAGCAGGTTACGGATAGGACATTTTGTCCCCATTATCAAAGCATCTGCCAATGTGAGCAACCATACTGGGGACAGGACATGtctgaggcaggcagcagagtgacACAACCCAGGAGCTCGCAGGTACAGAGCAGCTTTCTAATACCAGGGCCAGGTATTGCTGCTTctggctgctccagcctcactgggaCCACCAACAGCACTTCAGGCTGAGGCTTAGTCTGCACACCTGGCTGGACTGAGGGCATGAAGGGCTCCATGTCACCAGACCAGAAGCCAGCACACAAAGCAGACACCTTTCAGAGCAGACAATTAAGGACCAGGGCATGTGGTTTCTCAGGGTTAACTGACCTCAGTTccacatgcatgtgtgtgtgtgttggagaGAGAGACTTGTAACGTACCTGTGATGCTTTAGTGAGGAGAAGTGCAACCTCAGGGTTGTTGTGCTGCCTGGCAAGCTCTAGAGGGGTCTGACCTGcctgagaggaaaacaaaaccagtatTTCCTTCAAAACATAAGCCACTGGGAACATGGAATTTCTCCACCCGAGGTCAGTGCATGCTCTGTGCACAAGAGTAATGTGACTAACTGCTTTCCTTCACCCAGATTTGACTCAGGTCTAACAGCCAAACATTTCCTGCCAACACTACGGAGAGTGTTGAAGGGAGTCTGCATTAACACCAAGGAAACTCCACATCCTGCTTACATTGTTGACAGCAGATGCATCAGctcctgcttccagcagcagcttaaCCACCTTCTTGTGGTTGAGAGCAGCAGCCACGTGGAGAGCAGTATCCCCTGCCTGcaagttagaaagcagaaacaaCCATGTTACACAAAGGCCCTGGGTCTCACCCTGCAGAAACCACCCTTTCCTTTCCtaaaagatgctcagaggtcaGAAGACCTACACCTACTCATGCAGCATCTGAGCTTAAATGAGGCCTGGTCAATAAACCAGCGTTGGGAGGAAGGGGACAGGAGGGGCCAAGGAGCTatttcagcctggctttgagaaGCGCAGCTGAGGCCCTGGTGACCTGGCTTAACTAAACCAGGTGACACATGACACAGCTTGGAGACAGCCCAGCTCCACTGCCAGCAAACAGATAGAAGCTCTGGGGGCAGAACTGGTTTCCCCACCAcagccttctctcttcctttgtcTTTCCCCCCCTGCAGGCTCAGGTCTTTGGCGTGCAGGTGCTCATGGATCACATTACTCAAGAACAAGCAGAGAGCTCGCAGCAGCCAGACACACCAGGTTCTCTTAATGAAATTCCTCAAGCAAAACAGCTTTGGGCCCAAAGCCAGGGGGCAACCTGGGTCCAGCACCAACACACTGCCCCGCCCTTGTCCCACGGCAGGAGGGTGAGGACAGTTGTGATCAGATTTGGGCACCGGTAACAAAGCCAGCAGCTGTTTGAGGCAGAATGGACACGTGCATACGCTGCCCTCCAGGCCCCTTGGCCTTGCATTTTGCCTTCAGAAGATTGCATCTCCCTGAGCCTAGTGGAAATCTATCCCCTGTTCTGGTGTTCAGAATCTATCCCCTGTTCTGGTGTTCAGAATCTATCCCCT comes from the Pogoniulus pusillus isolate bPogPus1 chromosome 31, bPogPus1.pri, whole genome shotgun sequence genome and includes:
- the ANKRD6 gene encoding ankyrin repeat domain-containing protein 6 isoform X2, which codes for MSQQDVVAVLSERLLVAAYKGQVENVVQLINRGAKVAVTKHGRTPLHLAAHKGHLHVVQVLLKAGCDLDIQDDGDQTALHRAAVVGNTDVIATLIQEGCALDRQDKDGNTALHEACWHGFSQSAKVLVKAGANVLAKNKAGNTPLHLACQNSHSQSTRVLLLGGSRADLKNNAGDTCLHVAARYNHLPIIRVLLTAFCSVHEKNQAGDTALHVAAALNHKKVVKLLLEAGADASAVNNAGQTPLELARQHNNPEVALLLTKASQVSRFNRGRSLRKKRERLKEERRAQSVPRDEVVQSKGSISAADDTPSSDQPPQQKSNPKDEPHSTSPDPKGKKSKKKKPKEKVSAHSDPISPADQQTLPRPQQNLPKRRSKHHCSSPPPPHEVRAYQLYTLYRGKDGKVMQAPINGCRCEPLINKLENQLEATVEEIKAEFGTVQDKMNVKLGQMESKTQHQLRVLDKLMAERLSAERAECLQRLQQHAELEKSQGEKRQISLVDELKTWCMLKIQNLELKLSGDSRSSRPKSTLSTCESLTETLDTENNPHSAKDCKANQPRLQSEGSHQHSYITLPNSLSEDGGRSRVQMPEQSFGQHFCTQQDGASGTTSSGTEQQLAVGRAASSSAPAQDVRPKDKAVGASTFHRCQQELSSSEPLGSKLRHVKVQAALQPLTEPAKAEPQSGCFINKGTQTKKSSKSGQSRHKALHHGGAHQSQEQQPSALPAGQPPAPARDTSQALEITQYFFEAVSTQMEKWYERKIEEARCQANQKAQQDKAALKEHIKSLEEELSKLRTKVQKES
- the ANKRD6 gene encoding ankyrin repeat domain-containing protein 6 isoform X1; amino-acid sequence: MTSSGLEWDYYEFQPMESSSVEYATPGANSFLLPANTDNSYWDPNAISEWSMSIHTAHTSELVKEKVIPMKEIKDEKDKRNQKRKARKEPRRSEREKEGDQTALHRAAVVGNTDVIATLIQEGCALDRQDKDGNTALHEACWHGFSQSAKVLVKAGANVLAKNKAGNTPLHLACQNSHSQSTRVLLLGGSRADLKNNAGDTCLHVAARYNHLPIIRVLLTAFCSVHEKNQAGDTALHVAAALNHKKVVKLLLEAGADASAVNNAGQTPLELARQHNNPEVALLLTKASQVSRFNRGRSLRKKRERLKEERRAQSVPRDEVVQSKGSISAADDTPSSDQPPQQKSNPKDEPHSTSPDPKGKKSKKKKPKEKVSAHSDPISPADQQTLPRPQQNLPKRRSKHHCSSPPPPHEVRAYQLYTLYRGKDGKVMQAPINGCRCEPLINKLENQLEATVEEIKAEFGTVQDKMNVKLGQMESKTQHQLRVLDKLMAERLSAERAECLQRLQQHAELEKSQGEKRQISLVDELKTWCMLKIQNLELKLSGDSRSSRPKSTLSTCESLTETLDTENNPHSAKDCKANQPRLQSEGSHQHSYITLPNSLSEDGGRSRVQMPEQSFGQHFCTQQDGASGTTSSGTEQQLAVGRAASSSAPAQDVRPKDKAVGASTFHRCQQELSSSEPLGSKLRHVKVQAALQPLTEPAKAEPQSGCFINKGTQTKKSSKSGQSRHKALHHGGAHQSQEQQPSALPAGQPPAPARDTSQALEITQYFFEAVSTQMEKWYERKIEEARCQANQKAQQDKAALKEHIKSLEEELSKLRTKVQKES
- the ANKRD6 gene encoding ankyrin repeat domain-containing protein 6 isoform X3: MTSSGLEWDYYEFQPMESSSVEYATPGANSFLLPANTDNSYWDPNAISEWSMSIHTAHTSELVKEKVIPMKEIKDEKDKRNQKRKARKEPRRSEREKEGDQTALHRAAVVGNTDVIATLIQEGCALDRQDKDGNTALHEACWHGFSQSAKVLVKAGANVLAKNKAGNTPLHLACQNSHSQSTRVLLLGGSRADLKNNAGDTALHVAAALNHKKVVKLLLEAGADASAVNNAGQTPLELARQHNNPEVALLLTKASQVSRFNRGRSLRKKRERLKEERRAQSVPRDEVVQSKGSISAADDTPSSDQPPQQKSNPKDEPHSTSPDPKGKKSKKKKPKEKVSAHSDPISPADQQTLPRPQQNLPKRRSKHHCSSPPPPHEVRAYQLYTLYRGKDGKVMQAPINGCRCEPLINKLENQLEATVEEIKAEFGTVQDKMNVKLGQMESKTQHQLRVLDKLMAERLSAERAECLQRLQQHAELEKSQGEKRQISLVDELKTWCMLKIQNLELKLSGDSRSSRPKSTLSTCESLTETLDTENNPHSAKDCKANQPRLQSEGSHQHSYITLPNSLSEDGGRSRVQMPEQSFGQHFCTQQDGASGTTSSGTEQQLAVGRAASSSAPAQDVRPKDKAVGASTFHRCQQELSSSEPLGSKLRHVKVQAALQPLTEPAKAEPQSGCFINKGTQTKKSSKSGQSRHKALHHGGAHQSQEQQPSALPAGQPPAPARDTSQALEITQYFFEAVSTQMEKWYERKIEEARCQANQKAQQDKAALKEHIKSLEEELSKLRTKVQKES